TCACTAGTTTCTGGACTGGTAATTGATTAGTTGACATGGCTATACTACAATCTATCATCACTAAAACTTTTTCCAATAGATGTCCCTAGCCTCTGGATTTCAGGTGGTGTGCGTGGATAATCTTTTAGCCCACCCTCCCCAACTTAAAGAAACAAGGCCTAGTCCATATGATCTGAAATTTAGTTGCAGAATGTTGGTTATGAAGATCAGCAGGGTTTTCTGCATTGTTCCACTTGCGGTTACTGTACAATTAGGGGAACCCGCCGAGGGCTCAACTCTGGCAGCTTTATCTGGAATGCAGCCAAACGTGACAACTGTCAGGGAACTATTCACATCTTGTTCCCCTGTTGTCTTCTTGCAGCAATATCAGCTGTAGCTGTGCGTAGCTTTTGAGCAGGGTCTGAGCCAGCAGCTGGCATCTAAATTACCATGGCAATATTTCTAAAGAGCTGTATGTGAACAGCTTCCCAGTTCATGCTGTGTCAAGCTGCAAGATTGCTTGTTGGACTGAGGCAAAGGGTTGTGTGTCAACTTCAGCTTCGGAGCCACTTTTAAAGCAGACAGCAACACATGCATAATGAACCAAAATATTTAACATCCTAGGTGAATACCATTTTTCCTTCTTACCGTCTGAGGTATTGTTCCAAACGCTTCAGCAATCTCCATAGCTTTTTTCATTGGAATTTCAGAAACCATTGAACCCAAGGAAAACACCACAATGCCATGTTCGCCAGAACTGTTTACCATGGCTTCAAATTCctaggcaaaacaaacaaacaaacttttggTCAGAATTCTGCGTCACGTGGGAATATTTTCATCTCTCCCAAAAAGCTAAAAGAAAAAGTAACCTTTGCtgggtaagtgtgtgtgtgtgtgtgtgtgtgtgtgaacattagACCATTTCTAGGACCAGATCTGTTGTGGGGGGCAGTGTCGGATCCAGAACAAATCCTTCTGTGGAGGCCCTCCTGTTGCCCCCAtctctcctctgccctccccagcagggactcttcctctccccccacttacttttgctgttgttgttttgccactACTGTAATagcggcagcctctcctcctcctcctcctcctcctcctcctcctcctcctcctctctcccctgccctggCTTACATTTTTCTTTTGCCCCTGAGAAAAATTGTCCTAGACCAGCCTAATGGTCTACCTGCCCTCACATTCAGTCTTAGACATTGGTCAGGATATTGAATTTCAGGAATCTCTGTAACAACATATCATATGTGTTCATTCATTTAGGATATTTCTAAATTGCTCTTCATCCCAGAAGTCATCAcagaaaacaacagaaaatacaaatgcaataagTACAGCagccaataaaaataataaataataatcatacacAATAAAGTTTTCCACATCAGCAAAGCAAGTTAGTAGGCTGACATAAATATGATATAATAAGGCGGTTCACTAAGCTCAGCTAAGGTATTAGGCATTAGGATTTATAAGCCCAGGGCCTCTGTGCATATTATTTTAAATCTGCTGCTTGGTAATTGCATTGTGCCTCTTGATTCCAATATTAAGTCTCCCTTCCAAGTACTAAGCAGgtctgaccctgcttagcttccgagaccAGACAAGATCGggtgtgttcagggtagtatggccgcaGACATTCTGATATTATGTCAAAAGGGAGATGGCACCATGCTATTAACTTTTCCAATCTACTGAAATATCTTAGTCCTAATTCCTTTCTCAGCCTCCATTTTTAAACTTTTGAACCGTCTCGGTAAGGGGGAGTGGAGAGGTGGATTCCGACCTGAGTTAGTGGATTTTCCTTTGCACAGTTTATACCCCCAATGAAGACCATGTTGGGCATGATAGGCCTGGGATATTCAAAAACAAAGTCATAGCGCAGGAGCCAAATTGATGCTTGACTATAAAGGTCTGCTACTGTCACATCTTGGTGCAGGAATTCCTTGTTCAGTGTTCCATAGGGTGAATAAAGAAAATAGCATATCATGAATTCCAGCGAGCCGATTAAAAAATTCTTCACTCTCTGTTTAAAGTTCATGTGATCTGTATTGCCCGAGAAAAATTTTGGGACATAAGAATGTGGGTTTGGACACTGTGTTGCCACAAAGTCTAAACCACATGGAATTCCCCGCAAGTAGTAAACAGAAGGAAGGGATAAATACTCAGCCAAGATCTGCCCACATGGAAACACTGGATCCATAACTACAATGTTGAATTTGGTTTCTTTAAGGTAAGAAATCAGTTCTTTGTTGTATAAAAGCTGCTTGCAATTATTATATAGAAGCATTGTAATATTTCTTATTCTTGAAAATGTCCCAGTCATTCTTTCCAGGAAAGGCTGACGTGCAAAAATCCTGTGACCAAGCTTTTGGAATTCTGCTTTCAAGTATTCCTTTGAGTAGGGCACGGCAAATGTTTTCAATGTATAATGTACAGATGACTTTATCCATAAATTCGTCTCAGGAGCAACGACAACTACTTGGTGTCCTCTCTGCTGAAGATGTTCCATAACTGGATGGATACTGAGCCAGTGACTGCCATCATGGGGTATTACCAACACCTTTCCTCCATCCGTAAGGCTCCAGAAAAAGAGAGTAAGCAAAACACAAATGCCTTGACGCATAGAAATCTTCTTGCTGCTTGCATTGTGGCATAATTC
The nucleotide sequence above comes from Podarcis raffonei isolate rPodRaf1 chromosome 1, rPodRaf1.pri, whole genome shotgun sequence. Encoded proteins:
- the LOC128401060 gene encoding UDP-glucuronosyltransferase 1A1-like isoform X2; translation: MVFLHSFHFGLELCHNASSKKISMRQGICVLLTLFFWSLTDGGKVLVIPHDGSHWLSIHPVMEHLQQRGHQVVVVAPETNLWIKSSVHYTLKTFAVPYSKEYLKAEFQKLGHRIFARQPFLERMTGTFSRIRNITMLLYNNCKQLLYNKELISYLKETKFNIVVMDPVFPCGQILAEYLSLPSVYYLRGIPCGLDFVATQCPNPHSYVPKFFSGNTDHMNFKQRVKNFLIGSLEFMICYFLYSPYGTLNKEFLHQDVTVADLYSQASIWLLRYDFVFEYPRPIMPNMVFIGGINCAKENPLTQEFEAMVNSSGEHGIVVFSLGSMVSEIPMKKAMEIAEAFGTIPQTVLWRYTGETPPNLAKNTKLVKWLPQNDLLAHPKARAFITHAGSHGVYEGICNAVPMVLMPLFGDQMDNAKRMESRGAGVTLNVVEMTSKDLSDALKAVIYDKKYKENIQRLSALHLDRPIEPLDLAVHWVEFVMKHKGAAHLRPAAHDLNWIQYHSLDVIAFLLAVVLLALFISLKCCLFCCRKCCCKSGRMSKKSKSKSH